AAGCCAGGAGACCGGGTCGCCTGTGCCAGCGGACCGGTGGGGGCGTATGCCGAGATACGACTGATGCCGGCGGACCGGGTGGTTAAGCTCCCGGACGCGATCTCTGATCAGACCGCCGCCGCAATGATGCTGAAAGGCATGACCGCAGAGTACCTGCTGCGTCGGACCTATGCCGTTCAGGCCGGTGATGTCATTCTTCTGCACGCGGCTGCCGGCGGCGTGGGGCAGATCGCCAGCCAATGGGCGAAACACCTCGGCGCCATCGTCATCGCGACCGTCGGCACCGACGATAAGGCGGATCTGGCGCGCGCTAACGGTTGCGATCACGTCATTGTCTACACACGGGAGAACTTCGTCGAGCGCGTGCGCGAGATTACCGACGGGCGCGGCGTCCCCGTCGTCTACGACTCGGTCGGCAAGGCCACGTTCGAGGGCTCCCTGGATTGCCTCCGTCCCCGCGGCATGATGGTGAGTTTCGGCAACGCCTCGGGACCGACCGGGCCGATCGATCCGCTCATCCTGTCGGCCAAAGGCTCTCTCTACCTGACCCGCCCGACCCTTGTGACCTACACGGCGACGCCGGATGAGCTACAGGCGAGCGCCAGCGCGCTGTTCGATGTGGTCGCGGCCGGGCACGTCAAGATCGACATCGGCCAGACTTACCCATTAAAGGAAGCCGCCCAAGCCCACCGCGACCTGGAGACACGAAAAACTACCGGCTCCACGGTTCTGCTGCCGTAATCGTTCAAGTCTGACGCCGGACACATCCGGCGCTGGTGCAGCGGTGCGTTCAAAGAATGCACGGTCGCTGCACGCAACCGATTGATTTCGGTGCACGATCTGACCCAGTCAGATGTACCATCTGACTGGGTCTGTACACTAGGCGTTCATCGCCTCGAAGAAGTCGGCGTTGGTCTTGGAGGAGCGCAGCTTGTCGAGGAGGAACTCCATGGCGTCGGTGACGCCCATCGGCATGAGGACGCGACGCAACACCCACATTTTCGACAAGGTCGCCTTGTCGACCAGCAATTCTTCCTTGCGGGTGCCCGACTTGGTGATGTCGATGCTGGGCCAAGTGCGCTTGTCGGAGAGCTTGCGGTCGAGAATGATCTCGCTGTTACCGGTGCCCTTGAACTCCTCGAAGATGACCTCGTCCATGCGCGAGCCGGTGTCGATCAAGGCCGTGGAGATGATCGTCAGCGATCCACCTTCCTCGATGTTGCGAGCGGCCCCGAAAAAGCGCTTGGGCCGCTGCAGCGCGTTGGCGTCGACACCGCCGGTCAGCACCTTGCCGGATGACGGCACCACGGTGTTGTAAGCGCGCGCCAGTCGGGTGATGGAGTCGAGCAAGATCACCACGTCGCGCTTGTGTTCCACCAGCCGCTTGGCCTTTTCCAGGACCATCTCTGCGACCTGGACGTGGCGCGACGCCGGTTCATCGAACGTGGAACTGACCACCTCGCCTTTTACCGACCGCGCCATGTCGGTCACTTCCTCAGGCCGTTCGTCGATGAGCAGCACGATCAGGTAGCACTCCGGATGATTGACCGCGACCGAATGCGCGATGTTCTGCAGCATCACGGTCTTGCCGGTGCGCGGCGGCGCGACGATCAG
This Rhodospirillales bacterium DNA region includes the following protein-coding sequences:
- a CDS encoding quinone oxidoreductase, which codes for MSYAIRIHETGGPEVLRWENVPVDDVGPGQVRIRSSAVGLNFIDTYHRTGLYPLASLPSGIGMEGAGVIEAVGEGVDRLKPGDRVACASGPVGAYAEIRLMPADRVVKLPDAISDQTAAAMMLKGMTAEYLLRRTYAVQAGDVILLHAAAGGVGQIASQWAKHLGAIVIATVGTDDKADLARANGCDHVIVYTRENFVERVREITDGRGVPVVYDSVGKATFEGSLDCLRPRGMMVSFGNASGPTGPIDPLILSAKGSLYLTRPTLVTYTATPDELQASASALFDVVAAGHVKIDIGQTYPLKEAAQAHRDLETRKTTGSTVLLP
- the rho gene encoding transcription termination factor Rho codes for the protein MNLKELKSKPAADLLSYAEDLKIENASSLRKQEMMFAILKQLAENEVAIFGDGVIEVLQDGFGFLRSPEANYLPGPDDIYVSPSQIRRFSLRTGDTVEGEIRSPKEGERYFALLKVNAINFGNPSDVRHRINFDNLTPLYPENRFKMEADNGNGRDFTSRVIDLITPIGKGQRALIVAPPRTGKTVMLQNIAHSVAVNHPECYLIVLLIDERPEEVTDMARSVKGEVVSSTFDEPASRHVQVAEMVLEKAKRLVEHKRDVVILLDSITRLARAYNTVVPSSGKVLTGGVDANALQRPKRFFGAARNIEEGGSLTIISTALIDTGSRMDEVIFEEFKGTGNSEIILDRKLSDKRTWPSIDITKSGTRKEELLVDKATLSKMWVLRRVLMPMGVTDAMEFLLDKLRSSKTNADFFEAMNA